The Heterodontus francisci isolate sHetFra1 unplaced genomic scaffold, sHetFra1.hap1 HAP1_SCAFFOLD_2072, whole genome shotgun sequence genome has a segment encoding these proteins:
- the LOC137362448 gene encoding LOW QUALITY PROTEIN: phosphatidylinositol 5-phosphate 4-kinase type-2 gamma-like (The sequence of the model RefSeq protein was modified relative to this genomic sequence to represent the inferred CDS: deleted 1 base in 1 codon), which produces MLLPDDFKANSKIKVNNHLFNKENLPSHFKFKEYCPQVFRNLRERFGVDDQDYLASLTQSAPCGECEDRHAVLFLCSYDRKYVIKQISSEVVADMHSFLSDYHQHVVNCHGNIVLPQFLAMYRLTVDGEDTYILVMRNVFSHKLTVHRKYDLKGSLVSREASDKEKVKELPTLKDIDFLNVSQKVYVNEEQQKMFMEKLRRDVEFLTHLKIMDYSLLLGIHDVGEEQISVGDAEGTNGATSSLLTPFYGQSLEAQGGHLRKASSHGEYDPFTDVYAIRSSDAAPRKEVYFMGLIDILTQYDTKKKAAHAAKTVKHGAGAEISTVNPEQYAKRFMDFITNIFA; this is translated from the exons ATGCTCCTCCCCGACGACTTTAAAGCTAACAGCAAGATCAAAGTCAACAATCACCTCTTCAATAA GGAGAATCTACCGAGTCACTTCAAGTTCAAGGAGTACTGCCCTCAAGTGTTCAGGAACCTGCGG GAGCGGTTCGGCGTGGATGACCAGGATTATCTG GCTTCTCTGACCCAAAGTGCCCCATGTGGTGAGTGCGAGGACCGCCATGCTGTGCTCTTCCTCTGTAGCTATGACAGGAAGTATGTGATTAAGCAGATCTCCAGCGAAGTTGTGGCAGACATGCACAGTTTCCTTTCAGACTACCACCAG CACGTTGTAAACTGCCACGGCAACATCGTCCTACCGCAGTTCCTGGCTATGTACCGTCTCACTGTTGATGGTGAGGATACCTACATACTCGTAATGCGCAATGTCTTCAGCCACAAGCTCACCGTTCACAGGAAGTACGACTTAAAG GGATCTCTGGTTTCACGCGAAGCAAGCGACAAAGAAAAG GTGAAGGAATTGCCCACCTTGAAGGACATAGACTTCCTGAACGTGAGTCAGAAGGTTTACGTGAACGAGGAGCAGCAGAAAATGTTCATGGAGAAGCTGAGGAGAGATGTCGAG TTCCTCACGCACCTGAAGATTATGGACTACAGCCTGCTGCTGGGGATCCACGATGTGGGGGAGGAGCAGATCAGCGTGGGCGACGCCGAGGGGACGAACGGCGCCACCAGCAGCTTGCTGACCCCCTTCTACGGGCAGTCTCTGGAGGCGCAGGGCGGCCACCTGCGTAAGGCGTCCAGCCACGGAGAGTACGATCCTTTCACAGACGTGTACGCTATCAGGAGCTCGGACG cTGCTCCACGAAAGGAGGTATACTTCATGGGGCTGATCGACATTCTCACTCAGTACGACACAAAGAAAAAGGCTGCTCACGCGGCCAAGACCGTTAAACACGGG GCCGGGGCGGAGATCTCGACGGTGAACCCGGAGCAGTACGCCAAGCGATTCATGGACTTTATCACCAACATCTTCGCATAG